The Micromonas commoda chromosome 1, complete sequence region gcgcgaggaaAAAGCCCGTGCCTCGCACTGTATCGTGGGACGCGTACAACGTTTTTTTTCGCAGCTTTTTTGGCAGGGCTTGACGTTTGCACCGGCACAATCTGTTGTGCGCACGATTGAGGCTCCGCAAGAGTCTTCATGACAGCCAGCTACGAAAGCGGAACCCTCCAAACAGACGCCGTGCGCCAAAGTTCAGCAGCTGCTGAGATGTTTCGTGCACGAGTTTATTGCATAAAATGTTGCTCACCTTCGGCGCGAAATACTATTAGAGTCTTTTGTTATTATAATaagtaccttcgtacgaaggtaagtGTTAGACTCAGTACATCATGttctggatttcaggcaGGTGTGAGCACCCCGAGGGGAAAATTTTCAGATTTGTCCGCCCGGTTGCTCCCCGAAATTTTTGATCGGGTAGCGTTTGAAAGGGAGTTGAGAGGAAATTTCGCCTCGCGAGGTCcgtcgctccgtcgcggagcgcacCAGAAACCTCagactcgctcgcgcggcagCGGAGGAGTGCGGGCGAGGGTCGAGAGCGAGGGTACgctccgcgctcctcgcgctcgttcggcTTTGCTCCCTTGgaaccgcgctcgtcatgccgtacggcgccgcgcggttgaATGGGAAAATAGCGTCTTGAAAGTGAAAATCGATCAAAACGAAAATTTTCAGATAACTCGTCATTCTTGAGTTAATCCTCCCATATGGTATTAGTAGTATTATACTAAGGTAGTAGTATTTAAAATactaccttcgttcgtagCTAATAAAATTATATATCTCCGGGGTGTCCACAGCtgcctgaaatccagaataccttcgtaccttcgaaggtacgaaggtatcaAATAAACTCAAATTTAAAATATCATATATATATGACATGCTTCAGTATCTATGATATATAGTTATGAATAATAAGGCAAGATGGTTACCATATATACGTTTTCAAAAACCGACACGTGCTTCGCGCCAAATAAACAGTCGCGTGTGTTTTTTTCCCGATATTTTtgtcaacgagtcaacgaaatGATCAAGCAAGTCAACGATAGTGCTAGTGGCTAGCTAAtatattacgaaggtatgtAATAAAGTGGTCTATCAAGCAAGAAGAATTATTGTTTGCTTGGCATATCTTCGGATTCATAATAGCCATTTGATTATGATAAACCCAAGACGAGCAAAAATATCGCATGCTGCAGAGAGGTACGCAACAAATAACACTTTTACAGGGTCGGCAGGGGAGTGTTGCGCGCTGCCACTTTATTATGGTGGGGAATGCGAGAAGCGTTTAACAGCCTCGACGAATCTATCTGGTTTACGTTTTGGCGGGACTTCAAACGGGCGGCGTCAAACACAAAGGCGGTGCTTTTTGTTTTCAGGGAAAACACCGCTCAGGTCTCCACGCCTGAAGTGTCTGTAGACTGGGACTTATGGGGTCCACTTGTGTCCGTCCTCAGCTTCAGCATTCTTTTGTCTATGAGCGCAACCGGTACTCCCGGCGTCTTTTCAGTAGTTTTTTCTACCGTAGTCCTAGGGTCGATCATGCTAACTTTGAACGTCTTGCTTCTTGGAGGACGCGTCATATTTCTTCAGGCGCTTAGTTGGATTGGCTACTGCATGCTTCCCACAGTTGTCGCCGCAGGCGCAACTCTGGCCAGCACGAATAAGGCTTACAGGTCTTGCCTGTTATTTTCATCTGTGGCGTGGTCGAGCTACGCGTCTGTTCAATTTGTTTCAGCCTCCGTTTCAGGCAAAAGGAAGGAGCTGGCAACGTACCCAATTATTCTCTTGAATGTGTCGGTCGCAGTTCTTTCACTCGTGAACATATAATGTCATGATCTCCATAACTAAAAGACACGATCTGAAG contains the following coding sequences:
- a CDS encoding hypothetical protein (Has Yip1 domain; The Yip1 integral membrane domain contains four transmembrane alpha helices. The domain is characterised by the motifs DLYGP and GY) — its product is MREAFNSLDESIWFTFWRDFKRAASNTKAVLFVFRENTAQVSTPEVSVDWDLWGPLVSVLSFSILLSMSATGTPGVFSVVFSTVVLGSIMLTLNVLLLGGRVIFLQALSWIGYCMLPTVVAAGATLASTNKAYRSCLLFSSVAWSSYASVQFVSASVSGKRKELATYPIILLNVSVAVLSLVNI